Proteins encoded in a region of the Ziziphus jujuba cultivar Dongzao chromosome 3, ASM3175591v1 genome:
- the LOC125423538 gene encoding protein ACCELERATED CELL DEATH 6-like, which yields MIAFMKFDLYRDALYGITNDSILENKDHLQYLLTPNKNTVLHIYITSIPSIDKEKDKVVEDILVMCPALLMQPNMKGETPLHIASRFGHVSIAEILIQHAKALRSPEDLDAGGGVEAYRQMIRMTNQDGDTALHEAVRFKHLSVVKVLVGEDSDFQYSANEAGETPIYIAAERGYRDIVFEILDKCTSPAAAGPCGRNALHIATILMDEEMIKRIVDKMGGLIKEKDQEGWTPLHHAAHMGYLPAVRLFLEWPINRDAGYMQDNEGNTALHLAAASNHTNIMKEILEWCPDCYELVNSKGWNILHSAVRGGRPFKTDSQPYILKDARFNNLINQKDVDGNTPLHHSAALPFRYNPILNFDDYPKVDKMAFNKHNQNALDIASTSEFYDLDEDPDKIPLHKKGLRKGMRIRKPASATANIGGKQGNKENEEAYLNSFREVNLVVAALIATVTFTASFTLPGGYVSEKGPLQGTPVLVKSSAFKSFVVMDAIAMVLSSSAVFLQSFLNAIPEPKIWGYLILSFYLNSFAIVAMVLAFVTGTYAVLGYSRCLAIAICFIGMSFFIFLFVVFKKRLEMACERHP from the exons atgatcgCCTTCATGAAATTTGATCTCTACAGGGATGCCCTATACGGCATAACCAATGATTCAATCTTGGAAAATAAAGACCATCTTCAATATTTACTCACTCCAAATAAGAACACAGTCCTGCATATCTACATCACATCCATTCCCTCCattgataaagaaaaagacaagGTTGTGGAAGACATACTGGTAATGTGCCCGGCATTGTTGATGCAGCCCAATATGAAAGGAGAGACTCCCCTTCACATAGCATCAAGGTTCGGGCATGTTTCAATTGCTGAGATACTCATCCAGCACGCAAAAGCCCTCCGATCTCCCGAAGATCTCGACGCCGGCGGCGGTGTGGAAGCCTATAGGCAGATGATAAGGATGACCAATCAAGATGGAGACACAGCTTTGCATGAGGCTGTCCGATTTAAGCATCTCAGCGTGGTGAAGGTATTGGTTGGAGAAGATAGCGATTTCCAATACTCTGCTAATGAGGCTGGGGAGACACCAATTTACATAGCCGCCGAGAGAGGATACAGAGACATTGTGTTTGAAATATTAGACAAATGCACATCACCAGCTGCTGCTGGACCTTGTGGTAGAAATGCTCTCCATATTGCAACCATATTAATGGACGAAG AAATGATAAAAAGGATTGTGGATAAAATGGGAGgactaataaaagaaaaagatcaaGAAGGCTGGACTCCGCTACACCATGCTGCACATATGGGATATCTTCCAGCAGTAAGACTGTTTCTAGAGTGGCCGATAAATAGAGATGCAGGGTACATGCAAGATAATGAAGGCAACACAGCTCTTCATCTTGCAGCGGCTTCAAATCACACAAACATAATGAAGGAAATTCTTGAATGGTGCCCGGATTGCTATGAGCTAGTCAACAGCAAAGGCTGGAATATCTTACACTCCGCGGTGCGAGGTGGTCGCCCTTTTAAAACAGACTCCCAGCCTTACATCTTGAAAGATGCTCGCTTCAACAACCTCATAAATCAAAAGGATGTTGATGGAAACACTCCTCTCCATCACAGTGCAGCCCTTCCATTTCGTTACAATCCGATTCTAAATTTCGATGATTACCCAAAAGTGGATAAGATGGCATTCAACAAACATAACCAAAATGCCCTTGATATTGCTTCAACTAGTGAATTCTATGATCTCGATGAG GATCCAGATAAAATACCCTTGCACAAAAAAGGTCTAAGAAAAGGTATGCGAATACGTAAGCCTGCAAGTGCAACTGCAAATATTGGAGGCAAGCAAGGGAATAAAGAGAACGAAGAGGCTTATTTGAATAGTTTCAGGGAAGTAAATTTGGTTGTGGCAGCACTAATTGCGACAGTAACCTTTACAGCAAGTTTTACCTTGCCAGGAGGTTACGTGAGCGAAAAAGGTCCATTACAGGGCACTCCGGTGCTCGTAAAAAGCTCAGCGTTCAAGTCGTTCGTTGTAATGGATGCCATAGCCATGGTCCTTTCTAGTTCTGCTGTCTTTCTTCAAAGCTTCTTGAACGCGATACCAGAGCCGAAGATTTGGGGGTACCTTATCTTATCCTTCTATCTCAACTCCTTTGCTATTGTAGCAATGGTGCTTGCATTTGTTACAGGCACTTATGCTGTTTTAGGCTACTCCAGGTGCCTTGCCATCGCTATTTGCTTCATTGGAAtgtcttttttcattttcttatttgtaGTATTTAAGAAACGTCTAGAAATGGCCTGCGAGCGCCACCCCTAA
- the LOC107422834 gene encoding DNA-directed RNA polymerase V subunit 7-like produces the protein MYFEVELVRDVAVLAENFKKDVPISQGSIITQLLENLLQEKATKDHGYFLSVTSLKRIGKGEVVEESGNVLFPVVFNCRTFLPIKGEILHGVVHHTLRLGVCLRCGPIKYAFLSARKMPRYQFVSGEKPVFLSDELGKIEAGVVVRFVVLDLRWIEKRGRFRKEFVMLASLEGDSLGPIALSGSDELGL, from the coding sequence ATGTACTTTGAAGTGGAACTTGTGAGGGATGTGGCAGTCCTTGCTGAAAACTTCAAGAAAGACGTACCCATTTCTCAGGGATCCATTATAACTCAGCTTCTGGAGAACTTGCTGCAAGAGAAGGCCACCAAAGATCATGGCTATTTTCTTTCAGTGACCAGTTTGAAGAGGATAGGCAAAGGAGAGGTTGTGGAGGAGTCTGGAAATGTGCTTTTTCCTGTAGTCTTTAATTGTAGAACATTTCTACCAATCAAAGGAGAGATTTTACATGGAGTTGTTCATCATACACTTAGGCTTGGTGTTTGTCTGAGATGTGGACCTATTAAATATGCTTTCCTTTCTGCTCGGAAAATGCCTAGATACCAGTTTGTTTCCGGGGAAAAACCAGTTTTCTTGAGTGATGAGCTTGGAAAGATAGAGGCTGGTGTTGTAGTTCGTTTTGTGGTGCTTGATCTTAGATGGATAGAGAAAAGGGGACGTTTTAGAAAAGAATTTGTTATGCTTGCCAGTTTAGAAGGTGATTCCCTTGGTCCCATTGCACTCTCTGGTTCTGATGAGTTGGGCCTGTAA
- the LOC107422830 gene encoding DNA-directed RNA polymerase V subunit 7-like: MFLKVQLPWNVVIPAENLDAKGLMLQKAIVIRLMDEFATKKATKDLGYFLAVTTLDKVGEGKVRQNTGDVMFPVVFSGITFKLYRGEILEGVVHKVLKHGVLLRCGPVENIYLSSLKMPDYQHMPGENPLFLNDKSSKIEKDVVVRFIVIGTKWLEADREFQALVSLDGDYLGPIA; encoded by the coding sequence ATGTTTCTAAAAGTACAGCTGCCCTGGAATGTTGTAATCCCTGCTGAGAACCTCGATGCTAAAGGATTAATGCTTCAAAAGGCAATTGTTATCCGCTTAATGGATGAATTTGCCACTAAGAAGGCAACTAAAGATCTTGGATATTTCCTTGCAGTCACGACTCTAGATAAGGTAGGAGAGGGGAAAGTGAGGCAGAATACAGGGGATGTGATGTTTCCGGTGGTTTTCAGTGGCATCACCTTCAAGCTTTACAGGGGAGAGATCCTGGAAGGAGTTGTTCACAAGGTGTTGAAGCATGGAGTTCTCTTGCGATGTGGTCCTGTTGAGAATATCTACCTCTCTTCTCTGAAAATGCCAGATTATCAACATATGCCTGGGGAGAATCCTTTATTCTTGAACGACAAGTCGTCCAAGATTGAAAAGGATGTGGTGGTTCGATTTATTGTCATTGGGACTAAGTGGCTTGAAGCAGATAGGGAGTTTCAGGCATTGGTCAGTCTGGATGGTGATTATCTTGGACCAATTGCTTAG